A stretch of DNA from Gasterosteus aculeatus chromosome 7, fGasAcu3.hap1.1, whole genome shotgun sequence:
CTGAGCCTTTAAGATGGCGGCGAGACGGCGACGCCTTCATCCCGTTAGGACACGGTTTGTTTCTCATAACTCACCGATGATTTTATTGAGCCGAGTGGATCATATTTTCCCCTTTGTCGTCCTGGATGAATTTACTCTTTGAGTTCCGCAGTAGAGAACCGCTTTTTCTATAATGATCCGCTTCTCATGAGATGCGAGTTGACGTGTCAATGCTGCCGGGCATTGATCACCTCATTAGGAACCTCTCTGAATTCCCCAATAGCTCGGAACATTTTGCTCGACAGTCAGTCATTTCCCAGTTTCTAATGCtgcagcttcccccccccccccccccccacatttcaGAATGGCGGCAAATGAACCGTCGTTTATGTCGATGCAGTTGAAGATACTGGACCAGCGGCACAAACAAAAATTAAACCTCAAGGCACTTGATGCAGTGCTTTTTGGCCCTCCTCTCCGTAAGTATGCAGTTTGCCGACCGCCGTTAATCGTGAATATCGCAAAGCAATTCCATTAAATACGCcgttccttcctccctccgcaGGTGCACAACACAACTGGATGAAAGACTTCATCCTGATGGTTTCCATAGTGATCGGCGTCGGGGGCTGCTGGTTCGCGTATGTGCAGAACAAGTCCAGCAAGGTGCACATGTCTCAGATGATGAGGGACCTGGAGAGCCTGCAGAACGCGGAGCAAAGCCTCCTCGACCTGCAGAGCCGGTAAGACGAGCATCCgctgtgcacacgtgtgtgaaTAAATGCATTCGGTAAAGATCCACATGACGTGATTTATGGCTGACTTGCTTAGCTTCTCCGTGGCAGAATTATTGCACGTTAACAATTCGACCTACGCGCGGTCTCATCTGCCAGGCTGGAAAAGGCTCAGGAGGAGAACCGGACTGTTGCCGTGGAGAAGCAGAACCTGGAGCAGAAGATGAGGGATGAGATCAACGGCGCCAAAACGGAGGCCCAGCGGCTCCGGGAGCTGCGAGAGGGCGCCGAGTGCGAGCTCAGCCGGCTGAAATACGCCGAGGAAGAGCTGGTGCAGGTGGGCTGTGAACGCCTCGCGGgcgaaaaaaaaaggattcgtCGTTTATTCAAACGCTCAAGTGCAATTTACATATTCCAGCCGAAACGGTCAACTCAATCACTCAAGTGACGCGTTCGCCCCGTGCAGGTGCGCAAGGCCCTGAAGCGGGCGGAGAAGGAGATGCAGTCGGAGCGCTCGGTGCCCGAAGCGCTGCAGAAGTGGCTGCAGCTCACGCACGAGGTGGAGGTTCAATACTACAACATCAAGAAGCAGAACGCCGAGTTTCAGCTCTGCATCGCCAAAGACGAGGTAAGTGTGCCGCCCGCGAGCCTCCTTTCGCTTGCAGGGGAACCGCTTCGGCGTCGCTTCATCGTGTGCCTTTCGAATCCACaggcagagaaaataaagaagaagagaggttCTGTGTTTGGAACCCTCCACGTGGCCCACAGTTCGTCCCTGGATGAGGTGGACCACAAGATACTAGAAGCAAAGTAAGACTACGGGACCATTCATTGGCCTATTTAGAAGAACTGCTTTGTGAAGCTTTGTTGGATCCGGGCTTTAATTCTTTACTGCATTGGATCATATCTGTTGCATACCTGACTTTTGCTTACGTTCACATGAAAAGAATCCAAGCACTCGCTAACCGCacgccggtgtgtgtgtgtgtgtgtccaggaaAGCCCTGTCGGAGGTGACGGCGTGCCTGCGGGAGCGGCTGCACCGCTGGCAGCAGATCGAGAAGCTCTGCAACTTCCCCGTCGTCAACAACTCGGGGCTGCCGAGCCTGACGGCGAGCCTCTACTCGGACCACAGCTGGGTGGTGATGCCGCGCGTCTCGGTGCCGCCGTACCCCATCGCCGGAGGGGTGGACGACCTGGACGAGGACACGCCTCCCATCATTCCGCAGTTCAccagtgagtgagggggggggggggtcgcgggcGGATGCCGCGAAATGAAGCGCGTGGTCGGAATGAAAGTGTAACCCCCTCTTTTCCTCCCGCCTCGTCCCCAGCGGCCACGTTGATCCGGCCCTCGCTGACGCGCAGCAGCAGCCTGTGCCGCTCCCGCCGCAGCCTGCTGAGCTCGCCGCAGACCTCGCTGATGTCCGCCGACCCCGACCTGCTGTCCATGGCCGGCTCGTCCCTCTCCTATCGCGCCGAGGCCGACGACGAACATATCATGTTCAGCTCGGATAGGAGGGGGTATGTAGCGGTGGCCGGGACGCCGCGGAATGGTTTTACAGTTTGGACCCACAGGTGTTTCATCCAGACATTCACATTTACCCGTAACACCGTCGCGTTAGTTGGCGTCTAACTCAAACAGGCATCGTGCGCCGCGCCGCCGCTTTTGTGTTTTAGTTCGCACtaaagttaattaattaattaagtccTATTGGCGTCAAACGCGCGCTATAATAAGGCTCAGTAACCAACCTGCGAGATTCTCTTTTAATCTTTCAAATGCCTCCGACAAAGAACTCTTCTGCCTCGTTCAAAGAGCCTGTGACATTTTGCACTATTTAACACGTTCTGAAAAATGGAGCCACCACATGGGCCGATTTTAAGCCTTAACCAACTCGCTTCTGTTCATCCAACAGTTTTCCTCTAAAACGTCTTGTGGCAATTTAAAGTTTGGACTGTCAGATTATTTAAAATCTATATTATATCTGAATCGAGAAAGGGCGACAAAATTACAGCGTTTATACTTTGGTAAATGTAGTAAAAGTACAGTTAATTAGAATAGACAaccaatttattattattcagtggATGTCATGTGACCCAGGCGAAACTCATTCCGGAAGCCTTCGCTCGCTCTGATTGGTCGGCTGATGGCgtttctgctctcctcaggGACCCGTCTCAGGAGGGCGGCTCCGACACGGACTCCCTCAGCTCGTCCCTGGGCCGCAAGCAGCTGCACAACCCCTGCACGCCGGCCTCGGACACCCCGTACCGGAAGATCTCCCGCGAGGAGCTGATGCTGTTTACCCAGAGTTCCGAGCTTCCCGCGTCCACCCCGGCCACGCCCACaacgcacagcagcagcagcagcagcctcagggACTCCAcgcctcctccggctcctcccaCGGCCGCCACCCCCTCCGGCCCGCCCTCCACCTCGCCCTCCCCGTCCTCGGAGCGCCGCCCGTTCGCACACAGAGGCTCGCCCGACCTCACCCGCGTCATCCCCGAGTCCCAGAGCCTGACCTTCTCCCAGGGCAACGCCGCGGCGGCGTCCGGCAAGGGCGCGTACAACGGCATCCTGGAGAAGTCCTACAGCTTCGGCCAGCTGCCCGCCGGCATGCTGCCCAGCGCGGGCCGCCACCCGTCTCTCACCTCCCTGGACTCGGAGGGCCGGAGCGCGGGGAGGGAACACAAGCTGCAGAGCACCTCCTCCCAGGACTCCAGCGACAATGGAGAGAGAATCAAGCGCTCCTCCTCTAAAATCAAAagcttatttaaaaagaaaaaataataattaaaaataaactaaataaaattgTTGTTTTAGCACTAATactgaacaaaaaaatataaaaatggacATCAC
This window harbors:
- the stim2b gene encoding stromal interaction molecule 2 isoform X3, which gives rise to MSCVHTALNVLLRGLVIFAVLGSELTHSTHLSGHASDAATVAPADPCLIVTPPCMGDDDRFSLEGLRHIHKQLDDDNDGGIEVNESVEFIIEDMKQQQTNKHSNLHREDQHITVEELWKGWKASEVHNWTVEDSVQWLKESVELPQYEKNFRDFRVTGNTLPRMAANEPSFMSMQLKILDQRHKQKLNLKALDAVLFGPPLRAQHNWMKDFILMVSIVIGVGGCWFAYVQNKSSKVHMSQMMRDLESLQNAEQSLLDLQSRLEKAQEENRTVAVEKQNLEQKMRDEINGAKTEAQRLRELREGAECELSRLKYAEEELVQVRKALKRAEKEMQSERSVPEALQKWLQLTHEVEVQYYNIKKQNAEFQLCIAKDEAEKIKKKRGSVFGTLHVAHSSSLDEVDHKILEAKKALSEVTACLRERLHRWQQIEKLCNFPVVNNSGLPSLTASLYSDHSWVVMPRVSVPPYPIAGGVDDLDEDTPPIIPQFTTATLIRPSLTRSSSLCRSRRSLLSSPQTSLMSADPDLLSMAGSSLSYRAEADDEHIMFSSDRRGDPSQEGGSDTDSLSSSLGRKQLHNPCTPASDTPYRKISREELMLFTQSSELPASTPATPTTHSSSSSSLRDSTPPPAPPTAATPSGPPSTSPSPSSERRPFAHRGSPDLTRVIPESQSLTFSQGNAAAASGKGAYNGILEKSYSFGQLPAGMLPSAGRHPSLTSLDSEGRSAGREHKLQSTSSQDSSDNGERIKRSSSKIKSLFKKKK
- the stim2b gene encoding stromal interaction molecule 2 isoform X2 yields the protein MSCVHTALNVLLRGLVIFAVLGSELTHSTHLSGHASDAATVAPADPCLIVTPPCMGDDDRFSLEGLRHIHKQLDDDNDGGIEVNESVEFIIEDMKQQQTNKHSNLHREDQHITVEELWKGWKASEVHNWTVEDSVQWLKESVELPQYEKNFRDFRVTGNTLPRMAANEPSFMSMQLKILDQRHKQKLNLKALDAVLFGPPLRAQHNWMKDFILMVSIVIGVGGCWFAYVQNKSSKVHMSQMMRDLESLQNAEQSLLDLQSRLEKAQEENRTVAVEKQNLEQKMRDEINGAKTEAQRLRELREGAECELSRLKYAEEELVQVRKALKRAEKEMQSERSVPEALQKWLQLTHEVEVQYYNIKKQNAEFQLCIAKDEAEKIKKKRGSVFGTLHVAHSSSLDEVDHKILEAKKALSEVTACLRERLHRWQQIEKLCNFPVVNNSGLPSLTASLYSDHSWVVMPRVSVPPYPIAGGVDDLDEDTPPIIPQFTTATLIRPSLTRSSSLCRSRRSLLSSPQTSLMSADPDLLSMAGSSLSYRAEADDEHIMFSSDRRGYVAVAGTPRNGFTVWTHRDPSQEGGSDTDSLSSSLGRKQLHNPCTPASDTPYRKISREELMLFTQSSELPASTPATPTTHSSSSSSLRDSTPPPAPPTAATPSGPPSTSPSPSSERRPFAHRGSPDLTRVIPESQSLTFSQGNAAAASGKGAYNGILEKSYSFGQLPAGMLPSAGRHPSLTSLDSEGRSAGREHKLQSTSSQDSSDNGERIKRSSSKIKSLFKKKK
- the stim2b gene encoding stromal interaction molecule 2 isoform X1, with the protein product MSCVHTALNVLLRGLVIFAVLGSELTHSTHLSGHASDAATVAPADPCLIVTPPCMGDDDRFSLEGLRHIHKQLDDDNDGGIEVNESVEFIIEDMKQQQTNKHSNLHREDQHITVEELWKGWKASEVHNWTVEDSVQWLKESVELPQYEKNFRDFRVTGNTLPRMAANEPSFMSMQLKILDQRHKQKLNLKALDAVLFGPPLRAQHNWMKDFILMVSIVIGVGGCWFAYVQNKSSKVHMSQMMRDLESLQNAEQSLLDLQSRLEKAQEENRTVAVEKQNLEQKMRDEINGAKTEAQRLRELREGAECELSRLKYAEEELVQVRKALKRAEKEMQSERSVPEALQKWLQLTHEVEVQYYNIKKQNAEFQLCIAKDEVSVPPASLLSLAGEPLRRRFIVCLSNPQAEKIKKKRGSVFGTLHVAHSSSLDEVDHKILEAKKALSEVTACLRERLHRWQQIEKLCNFPVVNNSGLPSLTASLYSDHSWVVMPRVSVPPYPIAGGVDDLDEDTPPIIPQFTTATLIRPSLTRSSSLCRSRRSLLSSPQTSLMSADPDLLSMAGSSLSYRAEADDEHIMFSSDRRGYVAVAGTPRNGFTVWTHRDPSQEGGSDTDSLSSSLGRKQLHNPCTPASDTPYRKISREELMLFTQSSELPASTPATPTTHSSSSSSLRDSTPPPAPPTAATPSGPPSTSPSPSSERRPFAHRGSPDLTRVIPESQSLTFSQGNAAAASGKGAYNGILEKSYSFGQLPAGMLPSAGRHPSLTSLDSEGRSAGREHKLQSTSSQDSSDNGERIKRSSSKIKSLFKKKK